ACGTTCCGCACGTCGTCGGGGGTTTCGTTGAGCACGGCGATCAGCTCGCCGGGCGAGGCCTCGTAGACCCGCTCCTCGTAGACGGTTTTCGGCCGATGCGGAAGCTCCTGGACCGCGAGCTTCCAGGTCTCGCGTGTGCGGGTCGCGGTGGAGCAGAGGGCCTGATCGAAGGGGATGCCGCTGTCGGCCAGCTTGCGTCCGGCGACGGCGGCGTCCATGCGGCCCCGGTCGGCGAGGGGACGCTCATGGTCGGGCACCTGCGGCCAGTCGGCCTTCGCATGCCGGAAGAGGACAATCCTGCGGGGTTCTGCGGAGCTCATGGGTCCCAGCTTCGCATGAAACAGGCCAATGGGCGCAGGTAGTTGGCGGCGTCGGGGGCGCACCCGCGTACCGACGGCTCACCAGGGGGCCTGCGCCCGCCCCCACCCCGTCTGAAGAGGCCGTTTGCGGTCGGACGGACGGATTCCACGGGCGCCCCGCCGGGCGGGGGGCTGTCCAGGGCCCCTGGTCGGACGGACGGATTCCACGGGCGCTCCACCAGGCGGGGGCTGTCCAGGGCCCCTGGCCGGACAGGCAATGTCCCGGACGCCTGGCCCGACGGGCCGGTTCACGGCCACCCCACCGGACCAGCCTCGGTCACGACGCGTGGTGCGTCACCGCCTGCTGGACGTGCTCGACGAGGTGGCTGAGGGCGGGGTCGCCGCCGGCGCTCGCGTCCGCCGGGTTGAGTATCAGCGCCAGCAGGATGACGAAGGCCAGGGTGGGCAGGGCGAGGGCCCACCAGGGCAGCCGGATGTCGAGGCCGCCCGTGGTCGCCGGGTGGGTCCGGGTGTGCGTGCGGGCCGACATGACTGCCTCCGTGGGTCTTCGGGTGGTCCGTGGTCCGCGTCCCGCGGCCACATCTCGAAGGTACGGACTCCGGGATCCTCAACCCATCCGGTGATCCACCCACTTGACCCTGAGACTCACCCCCTAGGGGGTGGTGGGGTCAGCCCCAGGGGATGGTGGGGTCAGCCCCACCTCGGGCCGGGGCGTTCCGTCAGGGAGAGGCGATCGTCGCGATGACGGCGATGATCACGAAGATGGCGAAGAACGTGCCGAAGACGAGCAGCATCTTCTTCTGGCCGTTCTGGGGGTTCGGGTCGAGCACGGGCATACGGTCAGTCTCGCACCCCTCCCCCGCCCGGGCTCCGGCGGGGTCGGTGACATCCGGCGGCCCGGGCGTCGGCTCAGCGCGCCGCCTCGTCCTCCACGGTCCGGTCGCGGCCGGCCAGGACGCCCACCACCATCTGCGGGACCATCAGCCCGGCCATGAGGGCGAGCGGCAGTCCCCAGCCGCCGCTGTGCTGGTAGAGGACGCCGACCAGCAGCGGCCCCGGGATCGACAGCAGATACCCGGTGCTCTGCGCGAACGCCGACAGCTTGGCCACGCCCGCGCCCGTCCGGGCCCGCATCCCCACCATGGTCAGCGCCAGCGGGAAGGCGCAGTTGGAGACGCCGAGCAGCAGCGCCCATGCCCAGGCCCCGGCGGCCGGGGCCCAGTACAGGCCCGCGTACCCGGCCAGACCGCAGACGCCGAGCACGACCGCGATCGGCCCCTGGTGCGGCAGCCGGCCGGCCAGCCGCGGGATGACGAAGGCGAGGGGTACCCCCATCACCATCGTGACGGCCAGGAGCAGACCGGCCGTGCCGGCGGGGACCCCGGAGTCGCGGAAGATCTGCGCCATCCAGCCCATCGTGATGTACGCGGCGGTCGCCTGGAGCCCGAAGAACACCGCCAGCGCCCAGGCGGTACGGCTCCGGGTGATCCGCAGCCCGTCGGGCTCTTCCCGGCCGGAGGCCGTGGCGGGGGCGCTCGCCGCGGAATCGGCACCCCGGGCGCGTACGAACGGGAGCCACGGCAGCACGGCAGCCGCCGACAGCGCCGCCCAGACGACGAGCCCCGACCGCCAGCTTCCGCCGAGCGCGTCGGTCAGGGGCACCGTGACCGCCGCCGAGGCCGATGTGCCCAGGGCGAGGGCCATCGAGTACAGGCCCGTCATCGAACCCACCCGGTCCGGGAACCAGCGCTTGACGATCACCGGCATCAGGACATTGCTGACGGCGATGCCCATCAGGGCGAGCGCGCTGGCGACCAGGAAACCGGCGGTGTTCCCGGCGTACGGGCGGATCACCAGGCCGGCGGTGATCGCGACCATCCCGGCGCAGACCACCGCACCCGGTCCGAAGCGGCGGGCGAGCCTGGGCGCCATGACGCCGAAGACGGCGAAGCAGAGCGGGGGGACGGAGGTGAGCAGTCCCGCGAGGCTGCCGCTCATGCCGAGCCCGTCGCGCACCTCTTCGAAGAGGGCGCCGAGGCTGGTGATGGCGGGCCGCAGGTTGAGTGCGGCGAGGACGATACCGGCGACCAGCAGCCGCCCGATCCACGCGCGCGTGGCGGGCGTCCCGCCCCCGGTCCGGGTCTCGGTCTCGGCCTGGGCGGAACTGCGTAGCGGTGCGGACGTCAGCGTCCCGGTCTCTTCAGGCGTCGTCGGAGTCGTCATGGGGGCCATCATAGAATCATAGGATGATTGGGGCTCGCCCTTACGTTACGCTCCGTATCCTCCGGCCACGCACAAGGGCCCCGCACGAAGGACCGGTCATGCCGCTGAGCCACCCCCGCCGATCCGCACTGTCCGAGCAGG
The Streptomyces sp. CGMCC 4.7035 DNA segment above includes these coding regions:
- a CDS encoding SixA phosphatase family protein, producing the protein MSSAEPRRIVLFRHAKADWPQVPDHERPLADRGRMDAAVAGRKLADSGIPFDQALCSTATRTRETWKLAVQELPHRPKTVYEERVYEASPGELIAVLNETPDDVRNVILIGHNPGIQGLAEVLAGEAEEEARERMSRRGFPAAAFAVLSFDGSWKSLEPGVATLIDYWTPSE
- a CDS encoding SGM_5486 family transporter-associated protein, whose amino-acid sequence is MPVLDPNPQNGQKKMLLVFGTFFAIFVIIAVIATIASP
- a CDS encoding CynX/NimT family MFS transporter, which gives rise to MTTPTTPEETGTLTSAPLRSSAQAETETRTGGGTPATRAWIGRLLVAGIVLAALNLRPAITSLGALFEEVRDGLGMSGSLAGLLTSVPPLCFAVFGVMAPRLARRFGPGAVVCAGMVAITAGLVIRPYAGNTAGFLVASALALMGIAVSNVLMPVIVKRWFPDRVGSMTGLYSMALALGTSASAAVTVPLTDALGGSWRSGLVVWAALSAAAVLPWLPFVRARGADSAASAPATASGREEPDGLRITRSRTAWALAVFFGLQATAAYITMGWMAQIFRDSGVPAGTAGLLLAVTMVMGVPLAFVIPRLAGRLPHQGPIAVVLGVCGLAGYAGLYWAPAAGAWAWALLLGVSNCAFPLALTMVGMRARTGAGVAKLSAFAQSTGYLLSIPGPLLVGVLYQHSGGWGLPLALMAGLMVPQMVVGVLAGRDRTVEDEAAR